DNA from Kitasatospora herbaricolor:
GCTCGCGGTGCCGGGCGTCGCGGCGGCCTTCCTGCTCCGGGCCTACCTGGCCTCGGTGGTGCTGGGCGGATCGACCGCCTGGGCTCTGCCGCTCACCCTGACCGCCACCGTGGTCGCCGCCACCGTGCTGCTCGGCACCTGGCTCCAGCAGAGCCTGGTCAACCGGGTGCTGGAGGCGATGGCGGCCCGCTCCTCGGCGGGGTTCCTGTGGCGGATGCTGAGACTTCCCGGATCGTTCTTCCACCGCCGCCAGCTCGGCGGCCTGGTGACCCGGGTCCAGATGAACGACGGCCTGGCCATGCTGCTGTCGCACCGCTCGGCCGGCGCCGCCGCTTCGGTGGCCTCGGCCGCCGTGCACCTGAGCGCGCTGGTCTGGCTGGAGCCGCGGCTGGCGGCCGTGCCGGTGGTGGTGGCGGTGCTGGACGTGCTGGCCCTGCGGGTCGCCGAGCGGCGGCGCGGCGGGCTGGTGCACCGGATGCACGCCGAGCAGTACAAGCGCGACGGGGTGGCCTTCGCCGGGGTGTCGGCGATCGAGACGCTGAAGGCGGAGGGTGCGGAGGACTCGTTCTTCCGCTCCTGGGCGGGCTGGCAGGCCCGGGCGATGGAGACCGGGCAGCGGGTGACCTCGGCGGTGATCGTGCCGCTGTCGCTGCCCGGCGCGCTCAACTCGGCGGCCACCGCGACGGTGGTGGTGGCGGGCACCTCGCTGCTGATCGGCGGCTCGCTGTCGGCCGGCACTCTGCTGGCCTTCCTGTTGCTGCTGAACGGGTTCCTCCTGCCGGTCGGGCAACTGGTCGGCACAGGTTCGGAGTTCTCGATGGCCAGGGCGCAGAACGCACTGCTGGAGGATGTCGAGAGCACCGAGCCGGACCCGTACCTGACGCCCGTCCTGGACGCCCCGGATCCCGAATCCGGTGACCAGGAGGCCGGACTGACCGGCGAGTTGGAGCTGCGGGAGGTCTCCTTCGGCTACGACCCCAACCGCCCGCCCGCACTCTCCGGGATCTCGCTGCGGATCCGTCCGGGGGAGTGGGTGGCCGTGGTGGGCGGCAGCGGCAGCGGCAAGTCGACGGTGGCCAGGATCGCGGCCGGGGTGCTGCGCCCGTGGGGCGGCGAGGTACTGCTGGACGGCCGGCCGCGCGACGACTGGCACCGTGCCGTGGTGACCGGCCAGGTCGCTTACGTGGAACAGCAGTTGAGGCTCTTCGAGGGCACCGTCCGGGAGAACCTCACGCTCTGGAACCCGGCCGCCGGCGAGGACGCCCTGCGGCGCGCGCTGGACGACGCCGAGGCCGCCGAACTGGTGGCCCGCCGGGGCGGGTTGGACGGCGGCCGGATCGAGGAGGACGCCCGCAACCTCTCCGGCGGGGAGCGCCAACGGCTCGAACTGGCCCGCGCGCTCGCCCTCGACCCGGCCCTGCTGGTCCTGGACGAGGCCACCTCCGCGCTGGACGCGCACACCGAGGCCGCCGTCAACGAGAACCTCCGGCGCCGGGGCACCACCTGCCTGGTGCTGGCCCACCGCCTCAGCACCATCCAGGCCGCCGACCGGGTGCTGGTACTGGCGGGCGGGCGGATCGTCCAGCAGGGCACCCCGGCCGAACTGGCCGCCGTGCCCGGCCCGTACCGCACGCTGCTGGCCGAGAGGGCGCCGGCGGCGGATCCGACCGTACGTCCCGTCGAGCAGAAGAAGGAGGAGAACGCATGAGCGCCACGGCGACCCGGCCGGTGACCCCGGTGGCGACGACCGCCGCCGCCACCGCCGAGGCCAACCGATCGGCCCTGGCGGCCGCCGTGGGCGCGCTGCACGCCGGCCGGGGGCGGGCGTCCGCCGCCCGGCCGGCCCCCTCGCACCCGGCCGAGCAGGCCCGCGCCGTGCTGCTGGCGCTGGGCCTGGCCGGCGAGGCAGGCCAGGAGGGGGCCGAACTCCCGCCCGCCGTGCGGAACTCCCGTGACCCGCTGACCGTACTGCTGCGGTCGGCCGGGGTGCGGTACCGCCCGGTGACGCTGCCCGTGGGGGCGGACGGCGGCGGGGATCCGGCCGGGACGGCCGGCCCGATGGTGGGGTTCGCGGCGGAGGACGGCCACCCGGTCGCCCTGGTGCCGCGCCCGGGCGGCGGACACCGCCGGGTCGACCCGGCGGGGGCCGGGGCCGGCCCGGCCACCCTGCGGACGGGGGCGCTGCTGCTCTACCGGCCGCTGCCCGCGGGGGACCTGGCACCGGCGGATCTCGCCCGCTTCGTGCTCTCGGTCCCGGGGGCCCGGCTGGACCTGGGCCGGCTGGCGGTGGCCGGCCTGGTGTCCGCGCTGCTCGGGCTGCTGATCCCGCTGAGCACGGGGGTGCTGCTGCCCGCCCTGCTGGCGGCGGACCGGCACCCGGTCCGCTGGCTGGCGGTGCTGCTGGGCTCCGCGGTGCTGGCGTCCTGGTTGCTGGTGATCGTCCGCAACACCGCCGCCGTCCGGCTCACCGGGCGGGTGCAGAGCGCGCTGGAACCGGCCGTCTGGGACCGTCTGCTCGGTCACGACGCCCGGTTCTTCCGCGACTACACCACGGGTGACCTGGTGCATCGTGCCAACGCGGTCGCCCAGGCCCGGCAGGCGCTGTCCGAGGTGCTGGTCGGCGCGGTGCTGGGGGCGGTGTTCGCCACCTCCGGGCTCACCGTGCTGCTGCTGGTGGATCCCTGGCTCGGCGGGCTGCTGCTGCTCGCCGTGCTGGCGGTGACCGGGGCGCTGCTCCTGCTCGGTCGCCGCCGCCAGCGCCACGAGAGCACGGTTTTCGAACTGCACGGCCGGCTGCACGGCGTGCTGTACGGGCTGCTGCTCGGCATCGACAAGATCCAGACGGCGGGCCGGGAGATCCAGGCCTTCGCCCGGTGGGCGGTGCCGTTCGCCGAACAGAAGCGGGCCGACGCCGCCGCCCAACGGGCCGACGCCGCCGCCGGC
Protein-coding regions in this window:
- a CDS encoding ATP-binding cassette domain-containing protein; the protein is MSATATRPVTPVATTAAATAEANRSALAAAVGALHAGRGRASAARPAPSHPAEQARAVLLALGLAGEAGQEGAELPPAVRNSRDPLTVLLRSAGVRYRPVTLPVGADGGGDPAGTAGPMVGFAAEDGHPVALVPRPGGGHRRVDPAGAGAGPATLRTGALLLYRPLPAGDLAPADLARFVLSVPGARLDLGRLAVAGLVSALLGLLIPLSTGVLLPALLAADRHPVRWLAVLLGSAVLASWLLVIVRNTAAVRLTGRVQSALEPAVWDRLLGHDARFFRDYTTGDLVHRANAVAQARQALSEVLVGAVLGAVFATSGLTVLLLVDPWLGGLLLLAVLAVTGALLLLGRRRQRHESTVFELHGRLHGVLYGLLLGIDKIQTAGREIQAFARWAVPFAEQKRADAAAQRADAAAGALTAALQPLLLAVLLAGATAAGSTPSGHLMAAGVAAGQVAMALGQVTHAAASAYGIAPVLDRVRPILAEIRPVDGPQQLTDPGELRGAVALDQVTFRYPGTAAPALDGVSLHAGPGELVAVVGPSGAGKSTLVRLLLGFERPESGAVRYDGRDLAGLDARLVRRQLGAVLQHGRMLRGSLLENLAGTDTDVTEDQVWEAAELAGIAEELRRLPLGLGTRVGEDAQGFSGGQVQRLLLARALVRRPAVLLLDEATSALDNATQLRVAEAVAGLDRTRVVIAHRLSTIRTADRIHVLSGGRLTAAGTYDELLGHDPLFTRLARLQEM
- a CDS encoding ATP-binding cassette domain-containing protein, producing the protein MSLDVRETVAPAAAEKAAKSGKTGEAARESAPERPNRTRRPRARRYLRTPVVPQMEEQDCGAACLAVVLGAFGRRVTLHEASRSCGVSRDGVSAAAVARAAGRYGLLARGRRVVRGEGRLLGLEQVPVPSMVLVTGPHFAVFEGVKRGRVHVNDPSLGTYSATPAEFWDSFAGIAVGFEPGPDFEPGGRRFPLLRALTARMRPFAGPLLLAVLLAVLLAVPGVAAAFLLRAYLASVVLGGSTAWALPLTLTATVVAATVLLGTWLQQSLVNRVLEAMAARSSAGFLWRMLRLPGSFFHRRQLGGLVTRVQMNDGLAMLLSHRSAGAAASVASAAVHLSALVWLEPRLAAVPVVVAVLDVLALRVAERRRGGLVHRMHAEQYKRDGVAFAGVSAIETLKAEGAEDSFFRSWAGWQARAMETGQRVTSAVIVPLSLPGALNSAATATVVVAGTSLLIGGSLSAGTLLAFLLLLNGFLLPVGQLVGTGSEFSMARAQNALLEDVESTEPDPYLTPVLDAPDPESGDQEAGLTGELELREVSFGYDPNRPPALSGISLRIRPGEWVAVVGGSGSGKSTVARIAAGVLRPWGGEVLLDGRPRDDWHRAVVTGQVAYVEQQLRLFEGTVRENLTLWNPAAGEDALRRALDDAEAAELVARRGGLDGGRIEEDARNLSGGERQRLELARALALDPALLVLDEATSALDAHTEAAVNENLRRRGTTCLVLAHRLSTIQAADRVLVLAGGRIVQQGTPAELAAVPGPYRTLLAERAPAADPTVRPVEQKKEENA